The nucleotide window cccaagcgcttagtacagtgttttgcacacagtaagcgctcaataaatacaacggaaggAACgaacttagcttctccgtgccctaGTTCGCTCACTGGGCAAGTGGGAGACCGTGAggccgtcgtcgggcggggatggtctccatctgtggccgacttgtacctgccgagcgctcagtacggtgctctgcacgtcgtgagcgctcggtaaatgcgaccgaatgaaggaattcagctcctctccttcctgccgcTTCCACGCGGGACCCGGTTATCTTTCCTCCATCCCGGTGCTTGACACGGTGTAGGCGCCTATTAGCTATGCCACAGTTATCGATTACGATCGCCTTTCCCTCCGCCCGCAGACcggcggaggaggaagggggagaaatgtGATCCTCTTAATTCCTCtctcgatcgatcgaccgaccgtccgtccgtccggtcaTATCTTCTGGGCacgtactgcgtgcggagcactgtgctgagggtttgggagggggcagggcagcagtaaacagacacattccctgtcctcaacgagcttaccgtctgggCGCCGGGGACgaggagacagacggtaatataCGTAAATAGATGACAGATGTGGACGGAAGCGcggggggactgggagggaggaggatgaataaagggagcgagtcagggcgacgccgaggggagtgggaggagaggaaagcagggctcagtcagggaaggcctcttggaggagattcattcgtgcaatagcatttattgagcgcttactgtgtgcggagcgccgtactaagcgcctggaatgaacaggtcggcaacagatcgagccggtccctgccgtctgccGGGCttgcggtctgatcgggggatgGGCCttcggtattcattcattcggtggtattcatcgagcgctcactatgtgcggggcactggagagcaataaggcttcgaaggccgggggagggagagtcactgtgggatttgaggagggagggcgttccgggccagaggtgggatgtgggcgaggtgGAGGCCCGCCGAGAaggttctaataataagaataacgatgTTGCtcttcgttaagcgcctactacgtgccaagcaccgtcctgagcgagatacaaggtaatcaggctgtcccaggtggggctcccggtcttcatccccatttggcagatgagggccccgaggcccagagaagtgaagtgactttattcATCCAgtagggtttattgagcgctgactatgtgcagagcgctgtactgagcgcttggaatggacagttgggcaacagagaccatccctgcccaatgacgggctcacagtctattggagaagcagcgtggctcagtggaacgagcctgggcttgggagtcagaggtcccggctccgccgcctgtcagctgggtgactgtgggcaagtcacttcacttctctgggcctcagtgacctcatctgtaaaatggggatgaagtctctgagccctacgggggacagcctgctcaccctgtatccccccccccccacccccccagcgcttagaacggtgctttgcacatagtaagcgcttaacaaatgccatcagtgttATTGGCggtagacggacaaaaacaagacatcgtcAAGATCAGTAGAATCAgagggatggacgcctcattaacaaaatgaataggacaAGAAACAATATATCCGAATGAGcccagtgcggaggggagggggagggacgagggggaggggagagggagcggagggaaaggggggcttgctcacggtcacacagctgacaagcgggggagcggggattcgaacccacgacctctgactcccaagcccgggctcttgccgccgagccgcgccgcttctgatcccggctccgccgctcgtctgccgcgggATCTTGGCCGGGTCGCTTGAGCTTctgtggggctcagttacctcctctgcagaatggggattcccgttctccctccagcttagaccgggagccccgcgggggacccgatgatcttgcgtCCCAGCTCGGcgctggctaataataatgatgatgttggtatctgttcggcgcttacaatgtgcagagcaccgttctaagcgccgggggagatacgaggtaatcgggtcgtcccgcgcgaggctcacggttaatccccattttccagatgagggaaccgaggcacagagaagcgaagcgacccgcccacggtcacccagctgacgggtggcagagccgggagtcgaacccatgacctctgactccgaagcccgggctctttccactgagccgtacgtagtaagcactcgacagatgCCGTCCTTACTGATGACCCAcagagcggaggaggagggggaaaggccaTCCTCTCCGCTCCCCTACCTCTCCCCATCGATCAATCTAccgacggtattcattaagctctcgaCAGATAACACGGGCGCTGAAACCTTGGGAGAGGGGACGACCGTCTGGTGTGgctttacagtccagtgggctCTAGCGGGTAAGACAGAAACCAGATCCTCCTCGTGTTCCCCGTTCCTCTACCGGCCTGGCCCGGTGGAATCGATCGATGGGTCGATCCGCGGCGTTTatggagcgctcgctgtgtgcagagctctattaccgagtgcttgggggagtgcggtatagttataatagtaataatggtatttgttaagcgcttactatgtgcagagtactgttctgagcgctggggtagacgcgggggaatcaggttgtcccacgtggggctcacggtctcgatccccattttacagttgaggtaactgaggcacagaagtgaagcgacttgcccacggtcacacggctgacaggtggcagagccgggattcaaacccgtgacctcggactccagagctcgggctctttccactgagtgcagTATAGTTATAGTGCAGTGTgggcagacgtgatccctacccacgaggagcctCCATTCtcgcgggaagagcccgggagtcgggggaacGCGGCTTCTCATCCaggccctgcctgctgtgtgaccttaggcaagtcgtatGACCCTCCTGGGCCTCCCAAAGGacgtcagttctctgggcctcagttccctcatctgaaaaacggggctgaagaccgtcaagccccacgtggggcaacccgattagctcgtacctacgccggcgcttagaacggtgcttggcacgtagcaagcgcctaacagatgccgtcATCCCGCGACTCTCCTGGGCCTCCCGGGGGACCGAAGTTACTCCGCCGCCcgagactccctccctcttcccgtcCAGCGGATCATACCTCCCCCCCACTActtccaaagccttactaaaatcccgtctcccccaggaaggcttccctcaTCACTTGCTCATCTCCCCACCGAGTTCCTCGAGGCCTCCACTGAGTCCCGGGTGCCCCGAGTATTTAAGGTTCCCCCCCATCTCTGTCCACCGAAGCGTATCGACGTGCATCGTGGTGTTgaccgagttcattcattcattcattccatagtatttattgagcgcttaccatgtgcagagcactgtaccgagcgcttggaacgaacaagtcggcaacagatagagacggtccccgccgtctgacgggctcacggtccgatcgggggagacgggcggacgagaaggatggcgatgaatagagtcgagggggagaacgtctcgtaaaaaccgatggcgactaaatagaatcgaggcgatgtacgtttcatgaacaaaataaatagggtgatgaaaatattgagcagagcagacgagtacggggctgaggggatgggaagggagagggggaggagcagagggaaaggggggagaagagggcttagctgaggagaggtgaaggggggggtagagggagcagagggaacagaggggggagctcagtgtgggaaggcctcttggaggaggtgagctctcagtagggcttcgaagaggggaagagaatgagtctggcggaggtgaggagggagggcgttccgggaccgcgggaggacgcggcccgggggtcgacggcgggacgggcgagaccgggggacggcgaggaggtgggcggcggaggagcggagcgtgcggggtgggcggtgggaagggagaagggaggagaggtagggagggtcaaggtgacggagagcctcgaagcctagagtgaggagtttctgtttggagcggaggtcgatgggcaaccactggaggtgtctaagaaggggagtgacgggcccagagcgtttctgcgggaagatgagccgggcggcggagtgaagaatagaccggagcggggcgagaggggaggaagggagatcggagagaaggccgacacggtagtctagccgggatataacgagagcccgtagcggtaaggtagccgtccgggtggagaggagagggcggatctcggcgatatcgtaaaggtgagaacggcgggtctcggtgacggatagggtgcgtggggcgaacgagagagacgagtcaaggatgacaccgggatcgcgggcccgagagacgggaaggacggtcccgccgtccacggcgatagggaagtccgggagaggaccgggctcgggagggaaggtgaggagctcggtctcgctcacgttgagttttaggtggcgggccgacatccgggtggagacgtcccggaggcgggaggagatgcgagcccgcaGGGAGTTCCCAGACTCCGTGCCGAGTACCTTGCTAAGCGCCGAGGAGAGGGCGGCCGAGGTCGCAGGCCCGATCTCCGCCCTCGCGGAGCTCGCGGACCCGCAGGGGAAACCCACCCCGAGGAAAAACGTTTTTCTCACGGCTCGAGTCTGTTCCGACATTGCCCGGCCCAAGGGGGAAGAAGCGGTTGGAGGCCCTGGCGTCCGACGAGGAATAAGGCCGCCGTCCCTCCGTCCCGGCTGCggcctctgcctgcctcccctggCCGTGCGGTATtctgtgtttctctctgtcttccaACCGTACGGCGTTGAGTACAGAGGAGTGACGATGACCGGCCGGGGAGAAATGCTTTTTGCAAGGGTCGATGGCGTAGTGATATGGGAAATTATCCACTCAGATCTGTTTGTCAGGTTGCTGTCTCCAAACCctctataataatactaataaataatggtattaagcgcccgctatgtggcaagcaccgttgtaagctctggggtaaacaccAGGTGATCGGGTCGCCtcgcatggggctcgccgtctcagtccccgttttacagatgaggggactggggctcagagaagtgaggtgactcacccggggtcccacagcagagaagtggcggagctgggatcggaacccacgacctctgactcccaagcccgggctcttgccaccgggcctGACTCACCGGATCGACGACGATCCCGACGTGATTTTCACAGAGCCCCCATTCGGAAAGAGAGACCGAGAGGCAAAAGAGCAGACGGCACCGGGCGTCGTAAATACTGAGGACGACGACCCGGTGAGGGTCCGTTAGCCTTTCGGTACGTCCGATGTGGCCGGGGCCGTGGGTCTCTCCTTTTCAGCGTGCTCGGGAGGAGAGCTCGACTGTGACCGGCGCCCTCGTCGAACGCGAAGGCCAGCCGTCCGGATCCGTTGGGGAGAACTCCCCGTCTCTGGCGCTTTCGACCCCTTCCCGAGCAAACCGACCCCTCCCgtggtagagggaaagggggaactcGAGTTGGAGCGGCGCGTTTTCACGTGCGCTATTCAGTGGCCGGAACGCGTCTGTCCGGGTCTGATTATCGTCGCTTATGTTTCGTTTTGAAGTGGGATCCCATGATCACTACGCCGCCCGGTTTATACCTCGTGTCGGTTGGAGTCGTGAAGCCGGCCGTGTGGATCTTCGGATGGTCCGAGCACGTGGTCTGCTCCATAGGAATGCTCAGATTTGTCAATCTCCTCTTCAGCGTCGGCAACTTCTACTTACTCTATCTGCTGCTGTGCAAAATACAGCACAGGAACAAGGTGGGTTTTCATCGACTAGGCTGAATATGAACAAACTCATTTCGCCACACGGCTTGTTTttcggtttttttttcccccgtttCTTTTAGCACTTAAAGTTCTATTCGATTATTTCCCAATCCTGTAAAACTAGATATTTATTCAGTGGCAGTAAATTCATTTaaacctagaagcagcgtgactcagtggaaagagcacggacctggaggtcggaggtcgcgggttctgatcccggctctgctcctcgtcagccgtgtgactttgggccagtcacttcacttctctgtgcctcatctgtacaatgggggattaagacttcgagccccccGATGGGAcagctcgattaccttgtatctcccagcgcttagaacagtgcttggcacacagccagctcttaccaaataccattattaagcgGAATGTTTTTCATCCCGGAATCTGAGGCCTCATAGCTTCGTTTTCGTTTCAGGAAATGCACTTTTTTCAGATGCGTACTAAAAGTACGCGATATAATGGACACGCGTCAGGTTTTGATCCGAAAGAATGTTCTGTTAATCGTCCTCGTCAGTTGACGCGCGTTGaacgctcgctgtgtgcggagcactgtagtgagcgctggggagagtacaataaaacagagtcggtagacacgttccttccccACACCAAGCAGTTCCTTCTGTTGAGTCTAGTTTTTTCTCCCCATCTGTCCCTCGTACCGAGAGAGAATTCGAACCGGGGAAACCTTCCTTCTAGTTATCCGGCCCTAAACAGCGTTATTTCTTTGGGAACTGCCCCAGAGAATTTCCTCGGGTGTATTTAAGATGCCCCCGCTCTCTGTTTTTCAACCACGCTTTAGTGATGCCAACCAAAGAGCGAGAAAGTAGCTCGGGAACTGAGGGCATCAGCGGCAGCGTGGAGAAGGCCGTGCGCGGATTCAaaagtcccgggagtcagagactcCGACAACGTGATTTTCTGTGAGAATCGGTGGCTCATCAACTAACGCGCCGTATTTTTCTTTCCAGGCTGTCACCGGCGTCCAGAGAATCTTGTCCGCCTTAACCCTGGCGGTATTTCCTACGTTGTATTTTTTCACTTTCCTTTACTACACAGAGACGGGCTCGGTGTTTTTCACCCTCTTTGCCTACCTGATGTGTCTCGACGGTAACCATAAGACCTCGGCCCTGCTCGGCTTCTGCGGCATCATGTTCCGCCAGACGAACGTCGTCTGGGCCGCCTTCTGCGCGGGCAGCGTCCTGGCCCAGAAGGTGACGGAAGCGTGGAAGACGGAACtgcagaagaagaaggaggagaggctcCCGTACCTCAAAGGACCGGTCTCGGAACTGAGGAAGTCGCTGCGGTTTCTCCTCGGTTACGTCGGGTCGGCGAAGAACCTGCGGACGCTCGTCCTTCTGACCTGGCCCTACGTCCTCTTGGTATCCCTGTTCGCGGCGTTCGTGGTTTTCAACGGCGGCGTGGCCGTGGGGGATCGAAGCAGCCACGAAGCCTGCCTGCACTTCCCGCAGCTGTTCTACTTTTTCTCTTTCacgctctttttttctttcccgcaTTTGATATCCCCGAAGAAGGTGCGAACTTTCCTTCAGTCCGCCTGGAAGCGGCGGGCCCGCTATGTGGCGCTGACGGCCGTCTCCTTATTCCTCGTCTGGAAATTCACTTACGTTCACAAGTACCTGCTCGCCGATAACCGGCATTACACGTTTTACGTGTGGAAGAGAGTCTTCGAGCGGTATAGCGTCGTCAAGTATTTACTGGTGCCGGGGTACGTGTTCGCGGGCTGGAGCATCGCCGAGTCGCTGAAGTCCAAATCCACGTTCTGGAATTTAATGTTCGCCGTGTGCGTCGCGGCCGGCACGGTCCCTCAGCGGCTCTTCGAATTCCGATATTTCATCCTGCCCTACGTGATCTACCGGCTGAATATCCCCGTGCCTTCGGTGCCCAAGCTCCTCTGCGAGTTCGGACTCTACGTGGCGATTAATTTTGTGACCTTTTACCTCTTTCTACACAAGACGTTCCGGTGGCCCAATAGCGAGGACGTTCAGAGGTTTATGTGGTGATCGCGGGGCTGGCGGGATCAGGCTTGGTCAGGGGGATCTTCCTCCTGCCGTGGCCAGTGGTGGGTGGCAGGACTGGGGTGTGACTTGTTggcttggaaaaaagaaaaaagaggacgGGTCGGAGTCGGGCGTGAAGTCGGATGGACCGTCCCCGTACGATGAGAATAGGGAACCGGATCCGAGGGCCCCGAGTCGGGCGCTTCCCCGGCCGTGAGTCGGGGAAGTCGAGTCGCGTCCGAAAGCGTTGCAAAATAATGTGAAAAGAGACACGTTTACAGTCGACTGGCAATCTTCCGTGTCCGTTAGCCAGCCGAGGGCTCTTCCTAATATCGGAAGAGGCTCGTTGAAAGCCATCGGCTCTTCCGTGCGGCCCGTCAACGGCATTtgcgggggaggaggaacctcCCGGGGCTCCTGGAAACATCCTGAAGGTCCGGGCCGTTTGCTCCCTGATGAATTAAAATGCCGACATCCGAGTTCTTGGCATTTCAGCAGGTGCTCAACCTCGATCCTGGGTAAAGAGGGTTAGAGCGACGGGAGCGCCTCGGCTTCCTCCGTGTCCCAGCGGTCTGACGCTGCAGATCGAGTCCGTGTAAGATCAGCGAGCCGGCCCTTCTGCGGTCTCTGCCCGTTCTCTTGCACAACCAAAGAGTGACAGCGGCGACGACAGACCTGAGGCGAAGGGAGACGTTCTCCTTCCAACTCATCGGACGACGTGGCTGTAGGATCGACGCACCTTTTTGAGGGGTTTTAGGAGCTACCGGTCGGCGCGGTCTCGCCCGTACGCGGGGAGGGACGACATATCCGTAGAGGTTCCCGTTAgccctttccttttccattttttttttagcgTGCTACAGAGCGTAGGATTACAAATCCTTATTTTACTAGTAGGTTTTTTATCTTTTTAGATTACGTAGCGTAAAGCTTTCTACTAAGAGTTGCAAGAATTCTCCGAGCGGTATTAGCGACAGCGTTTCTGCCGTGTAATCTTCTTAAAAGCGTCGTTCATTTTAAAACTCCGTATTTATAGAGCTCATCCTTTTGCCTTCTCGCCAATCTGTGCAAATGCCCAAATGGTGAATTacttttctgccctttcctcttcctctctggtaATCAGTGGGAAAGAAATCCTTTGCTTAATCGTGATGAATTTTCTGGAAGGTGTATCTAAATGAATCGAGCCACCTAGATAATTACGGCTGCCGCGGCTTAACCCCTTACCCCGTCCCCAGTTCCGTCACCGGAATATGGGAACCGCTCTTCGGGTGCCATATCCTGTCACGGAAATGAAGGCTACGGACCAGAAAGCAACGTCGGCGCACGTTTCAAATTATTCAATGAACagaggaaagcaaaaaaaaaaaaaaaagagtgtttCCTTCTTATGAACTCGAGATctgttttttagttttttttgttttttacctgAAAGTCGGCAGGATGTGGAGACGAGCGTGGTGTGTCGGAAAAGTGGCTCGATTATTTATTCCTCAAATtgggagggctgggagagagatgCCCGAAGTGGTGGCTTAACAGTGAATCGATTTATAAAGCTCCATCactttttaaatgattttataGCGCCCGGCTGTCGCTCGATACTGGCAGCAAGGGATTTGTTGGGATTTGTGGTATCTCTTTAAAAAGCGGAAAGGGGGGCACCTCTCCTATTTCAGGTGTACGACTCCTGTGACAGGTGTATATCGCGTATGTGCGGCGACGGGATTCACGCGTCCACATGTCACGTTCggcgcgtactgtgtgccgggcactgttttaagcgctggagtagatggaaggtaatcaggtcagacgcaatccctggcccgcacggggctcgcggtctcactccccattttccagatgaggtcactgaggcacagagaagtgaagtgactcgccctagatcacacaggaggcgagcggcagagccgggatcagaacccacgtcctctgactcgaaggcccgggctctttccgtatagccacgcggcttccccaaAATGGTTTCGGACCAAAGAAGCTCCAGAGGAGTCTTGGAAGGTGGACAGGCATCTTGAGAACCCGCTGGCGAAGAGGGCAGCGGCGGCCGATGGCTTGCACCGCCCTGGCCCTGCGTTGGACCCGGATTCGGCGGACGCGAGGGCCGCCCCCGGGTCCTGCTCGAAacaccccatccccgccccctcttTGCCCGCGGCAGTCGTACCCCCGCCGGGACGTAGAGAGGAGGGATCGGTCGGATCTATCGAGCGCtctccgcgtgcagagcaccgtacaagtgcgtggggggggggggggggggaacgacgaCTTTGTAGCCTCGTTCACATCCCTTTCGAATCAGAGCCACTCGTGGTGGAAAGTGAAGTCAGAGGAGCTCGACACTGCCTCGCTAAAAATAAGGCACCCGGCTTTGATGACCTTCCTAGCGAGGTGTTTCAGGCAGCCGGTGAGGAAGCGGATAAAGTCCTAACTAAATTACGTCGACAGGTCTGGCTCACCGCTCGGTGGCCATCGCATCGGAAGAGATCGGTCCAGTGCCGCGGCAAGGAGGTACGACGAAATGCGACACTTAACGTACAGCTTCCTCGATCTCACGTGCCGGCGAGGTGCTGCTAAAAGTTAGGCAGCGTCGCGCGGAGGCCTACGTGGGACGCGTGGAGGGGTCACCCGGGTTAATGTTAAGGGGACCTGCTGTGAAGAGCCCGGAAAAAGTCATGAGCTGTGCTGACGTAACAACCGCCCCCAGAAATACAAATCGTCAACTCCCTGGTGTTTCCGCTGACGATGTACGGATCCagaagctggacggtgaaaaaagGAGATAGAGAGGACGTCGGTGGTGGTGGAGAAGGCTTCTGCGAATACCAGGGACCGCCCCGAAGACAGacagatggattttggagcaaacgAAGCCAAAGTTGTGTTTGGAAGACCAGACGACTCATTTTAGATTAGCGGGTTTTGGACACATCGTCAGGagaactgattctctggagaagacactagaaaagtccagggaagacGTGAAAagacggatagagaccgtaacaacgaaTAACGGAGGAACCGTCGGGAAGGGTgtggattataataatgttggtatttgttaagcgcttactacgtgcagagcactgttctaagcgctgggggagatacggggtcatcaggttgccccacgtgaggcttacagttactccccattttacagatgaggtaaccgaggcacagagaagcgaagtgacagtcacacagccgacaagtggcagagccgggagtcgaacgcgtgacctctgactcgcaagcccaggctTGGATTACGGGAggggacgggacgttctggagagagtatatccgtggagtcgccGTGAATCGGAAGACGACTGGACGGCGCTCgatagagacacgttccctgcccacgccgagtttacagtctagagggggatgagaGAAGGGGACTGCACAATTGGCCACCCCTATAATCCATTCCTTCCCTCAGGccctctgcgcgcagtaagcgctcagtaaatacgatcgagtgaatgtcCTCAAGTCTTCTACGAGGCCGAAGGCCATCCTTACTTTTCGCTGCTAGGCTCGGTTGTGTTCTGCCCAGACCAGGCATTGATCCGCATACTAAGCTTCAGCAGAGGTAGCGCCGATTTTTCGTTATCGCTTTCGTAGTTTGATTTCTCTCGTTCGACGCAGACAAGAGCGCAGCTGTGAAAACATGGAGTGCCGCTGACTCTGGAGCGGTCTCAGATTTCAGAAGTAGATTCGACTGCTCTCGTGGGGTCGGAGTGAGGAAACACCTTGGAACTGCGTGGTCGGGTGGATTCTTGGTCCGGGGAGAAATGGGTCGGTCAGCGGTGTGTATCGAGCACTCGCTTGGTGCCGAATACGACTGAGTTTGTCCCCACAAGGCAGTCAGAGTTTAAGCGATAatcacggtacctgttaagcgcttagtaggtgccgagcacctttccgagcactggggtagagacaggtttatcgggttggaccTCGCCTCCGTCACTcttcacgctcttcatccccccctttacACGTGAGGGGattgaggaccggagaagtgaagcgacgtgcccagggtcacccagcggtcgtgtggaggcgggattagaacccaggtctctctgactcccaggcttgtggattatccactaagcctcgtagccgcagagcactgtgataagacgTCGGGGGAGCACGGTGAAGTCTGCAGGTCCGATCCCCGTCCTCTAGGAACTTACTCCTGATAGGGGAGAGAGGCACCACAATCTATTCCAAGGAGGGGAAAAGCAACTGAATAGAAAGAGACGTAAGAGCCGCTTAGGGGGAAGGGCTAATGATCGTAAATATAGCGCTGTAGAGGCTGTTTTGGGGCAAGggctaataataaggatggcattatGCGCTTACTGCTTGCCGTTCACCGTACTAAGCCTCGAGTGGAGACaaatccaattcattcaatagtatttattgagcacttactacgcgcagagcgcttggaatggacaaatcgacaacagatagagacggtccctgcccactgacgggcttacggtctaatcgggggagacggacggacgagaacgatggcgataaatagaatcgaggggacgaacgTAGTAAAACAACACGGGGATCGCGGCCTCAATTGCCATTTCTCAGGTGaggcgaggcccagagaggtggagccactcggccaaggtcacgcagcagatgcgGGGCGGAGCCGGAGTTTGAACCcgcgtcctttgactcccgggcccgtgctctacccgctactcCGTGCTGCTCCTCTTAGGTAGGACGGATCCCTCAGTGCTCGGCGGCTGAGGACTCAAACTACGAATTGAAGACATTTGTTCAGTTCTTGCCTCCGGCTGGATTTTTCAAGAGAAAACTTCGTTTCAGACAGAACCACCCGGAAAACCAGGTTGATCGAGTAAGGAGAATGAAAGGGGTGCTAAAAATCCTTGACTTTGGTGATTTCCTTCCCGTCTTCGGAGGGTGCTTTATGTGGTCTGTCTCTGCTACTCGTGCGATTAATCGAATCATCGAGGAATTCAAAGCTAACGGTGCTTCAGATTCTCTGATTTCTTCCTAACTTGTTTAAAACCGTAGCTGCGCAAGGTGCCTATAAGTTTAGGAAATATTTTGATGCGCGATTAATGTTGCGACACATTTAGGGGATACTCGCAAGTGAGGGAATAACCCACGAATGTCAGAATAAGTTGTAAGTTGCTCAGCTCgcagtgagcagggatcgtgtcttaccGACTCTggtatgttatactctcccaagcacttaaagcgatgctctgcgcacagtaagcgctcaataaatctgactgattaaTCGCGTGATGTGTTTGGGCGATTCTCTAGGTTATCTCGCGGATGCTGTACGTTTTAAGGCCGAAGGAATGCATTTTAGCTTTACTTGAAGTCTCGCTCAAACGGTGTATTTGAAAAAAcccggtgactttttttttttatttaccgTGGATTTCGAAGGGGAAAACAACCGTGGCCCTTCTGTGATGCTG belongs to Ornithorhynchus anatinus isolate Pmale09 chromosome 2, mOrnAna1.pri.v4, whole genome shotgun sequence and includes:
- the LOC100073466 gene encoding dol-P-Glc:Glc(2)Man(9)GlcNAc(2)-PP-Dol alpha-1,2-glucosyltransferase-like, coding for MARRERCYLSAALSCTLLVSCLLFSAVGRALGRPYMDELFHLPQAQRYCRGRFDQWDPMITTPPGLYLVSVGVVKPAVWIFGWSEHVVCSIGMLRFVNLLFSVGNFYLLYLLLCKIQHRNKAVTGVQRILSALTLAVFPTLYFFTFLYYTETGSVFFTLFAYLMCLDGNHKTSALLGFCGIMFRQTNVVWAAFCAGSVLAQKVTEAWKTELQKKKEERLPYLKGPVSELRKSLRFLLGYVGSAKNLRTLVLLTWPYVLLVSLFAAFVVFNGGVAVGDRSSHEACLHFPQLFYFFSFTLFFSFPHLISPKKVRTFLQSAWKRRARYVALTAVSLFLVWKFTYVHKYLLADNRHYTFYVWKRVFERYSVVKYLLVPGYVFAGWSIAESLKSKSTFWNLMFAVCVAAGTVPQRLFEFRYFILPYVIYRLNIPVPSVPKLLCEFGLYVAINFVTFYLFLHKTFRWPNSEDVQRFMW